In Mytilus trossulus isolate FHL-02 chromosome 6, PNRI_Mtr1.1.1.hap1, whole genome shotgun sequence, a single window of DNA contains:
- the LOC134722173 gene encoding uncharacterized protein LOC134722173, translating to MEEEEDYLTCGKCMSEFRLDRITDFIKHKKQNCQESVDTAVSSNAELVCGSCPQGFMTAVGLLRHAQTIHKFKLFLQRSSSITGIQKVTVSQETEAAKRMIDQSMFHSISQSLDHSLERNDQLENRSGEILITSNQPHIIDLQQPEKGILNLQEVLNQHQIQTESQRRPTSSVIAKHVSTTNEINMTNLRLPLSNLQTNPLQGLSLGNKQLNKTQFDTQKDIKKSDISSPGNSQTSPPVFTSETHATAITNENITSHVLSAIMNSGVIFPVLTKEVKSQSVTDNQVNQQPYHAAENMNKQENSPALLDVHHRQVTQIDQSSVRNVLTANQTNSSPETPVIKQPDVSYVTTTQTNGQTSNQVLTGIEIGSQEIESQQASPVIVSTMTDKQGTSPLLVADVTKHTESNNPDLEVFKEMAVNTLQSSDNIEPGIIQISPSSTPNTNSNASTGDTTDNGCCDSQKCGVTVIPGTHEGLKKCCNAVVPKKRKRHFETKHTLSMRQKIMRRLSDSNTLRTYRNSDKKNSGTIFIDLEPNEDGTLSQKSTVGSDNVSFPADFSGIGYEVSGLSRDSGSFLNRSKGKGSVILPAGAVFSIPISYSLKAQNDGSLRPLIISKHTFQTEPSTVSQNTACTTNQSNENSTNRFRVGNENGQARNSTMETSVNSPAENMEDGSDSRLEIDLNHGEDGDLNQSRKRRYPTSRPFKCDNCDSAFNQRIHLKKHMSKHTGVKPFKCGQCSYSTVERSHLKVHIRIHTGEKPFKCTYCEYATAQNSTLKIHLKRHHKPGAANKSPTSL from the exons A tgGAAGAAGAAGAGGATTATTTGACGTGTGGTAAATGTATGTCTGAGTTTAGACTGGATAGGATAACAGATttcattaaacataaaaaacaaaactgtcAGGAATCAGTGGATACAGCTGTATCATCAAATGCTG AGTTGGTTTGTGGTTCCTGTCCCCAGGGATTTATGACAGCAGTTGGACTTCTCAGACATGCTCAGACAATACATAAGTTTAAACTGTTTCTTCAAAGAAGTTCTAGTATAACAGGGATACAGAAGGTTACTGTATCTCAAGAAACAGAGGCTGCAAAAAGAATGATAGATCAGTCTATGTTCCATTCCATTAGTCAGTCCTTAGACCACTCTTTAGAAAGGAATGATCAGTTAGAAAATAGGTCTGGAGAAATATTGATAACCTCAAATCAGCCACATATCATAGACTTACAACAGCCTGAAAAAGGCATCTTAAATCTACAAGAAGTACTCAATCAACACCAAATCCAAACTGAAAGCCAAAGAAGACCAACTTCATCAGTAATAGCCAAGCATGTATCTACAACTAATGAGATAAATATGACTAATCTTAGATTACCGCTGTCAAATCTTCAAACTAATCCTCTGCAAGGATTAAGTTTGGGCAATAAACAGCTAAACAAAACTCAATTTGACACTCAAAAAGACATTAAGAAATCAGACATTTCTTCACCAGGGAACAGTCAAACATCTCCACCAGTTTTTACATCTGAAACTCATGCTACAGCAATAACTAATGAGAATATAACAAGCCATGTGTTAAGTGCCATTATGAATTCTGGGGTTATCTTTCCTGTATTAACTAAAGAGGTCAAAAGTCAGTCAGTTACAGACAATCAGGTTAATCAACAACCGTATCATGCAGCTGAGAATAtgaataaacaagaaaatagcCCAGCTTTGTTAGATGTCCACCATAGACAGGTCACTCAGATAGACCAGTCCTCTGTGAGAAATGTTCTCACAGCCAACCAAACCAATTCATCACCTGAAACCCCAGTGATTAAACAGCCAGATGTATCATATGTTACGACTACACAGACTAATGGTCAAACATCTAATCAAGTATTAACAGGGATTGAAATTGGGAGCCAAGAAATAGAATCACAGCAGGCAAGTCCTGTTATAGTTTCCACTATGACAGATAAACAAGGAACCAGTCCATTGTTGGTTGCAGATGTAACTAAACATACTGAATCAAATAATCCAGATTTAGAAGTATTCAAAGAAATGGCTGTCAACACATTGCAATCATCTGACAATATTGAACCAGGTATTATTCAGATATCACCGTCATCAACTCCAAATACCAACAGCAACGCTAGTACAGGAGATACTACAGATAATGGCTGCTGTGATAGTCAAAAATGTGGGGTTACAGTTATTCCAGGTACTCATGAAGGTCTTAAAAAATGCTGCAATGCCGTTGTTCCAAAAAAGAGGAAGAGacattttgaaacaaaacataCTTTATCAATGAGACAAAAGATTATGCGTAGACTCTCTGATTCCAATACACTAAGGACATACCGCAATAGTGATAAAAAGAACAgtggaactatatttatagacctTGAACCCAATGAAGATGGAACTCTATCTCAAAAATCTACCGTAGGTAGTGATAATGTGTCTTTCCCTGCAGACTTCAGTGGGATTGGGTATGAAGTGTCTGGGTTATCCAGAGATAGTGGTAGTTTTCTGAACAGATCCAAAGGGAAAGGCTCTGTCATTCTCCCCGCTGGAGCTGTGTTCTCTATACCCATATCTTACTCACTCAAAGCTCAAAATGATGGATCATTGAGACCATTGATTATATCCAAGCACACATTCCAGACAGAACCATCTACTGTCAGCCAGAATACAGCATGCACAACTAatcaatcaaatgaaaattctaCCAACAGATTCAGGGTGGGAAATGAAAATGGACAAGCAAGAAACAGTACAATGGAAACTTCTGTTAATTCACCAGCAGAAAACATGGAGGATGGAAGTGATAGCAGGTTAGAGATTGACTTAAATCACGGTGAAGATGGCGATCTGAATCAATCAAGGAAAAGACGATATCCAACTTCCAGACCATTTAAGTGTGATAATTGTGACAGTGCATTCAACCAAAGAATTCatctaaaaaaacatatgagTAAACATACAG gtGTGAAACCATTTAAATGTGGACAGTGCAGTTATTCCACTGTAGAAAGAAGTCATCTGAAAGTTCACATAAGAATTCACacag GAGAGAAGCCATTTAAATGTACTTATTGTGAGTATGCTACAGCTCAAAACAGTACGCTGAAGATCCACTTAAAGAGACATCATAAACCTGGTGCTGCAAATAAATCACCTACCAGTCTTTAG